The following are encoded in a window of Sminthopsis crassicaudata isolate SCR6 chromosome 3, ASM4859323v1, whole genome shotgun sequence genomic DNA:
- the IHH gene encoding indian hedgehog protein — MSPARLRPRLRLSLLLLLLLAPAAWGCGPGRVVGSRRRPPRKLVPLAYKQFSPNVPEKTLGASGRYEGKIARSSERFKELTPNYNPDIIFKDEENTGADRLMTQRCKDRLNSLAISVMNQWPGVKLRVTEGWDEDGHHSEESLHYEGRAVDITTSDRDRNKYGLLARLAVEAGFDWVYYESKAHVHCSVKSEHSAAAKTGGCFPAGARVRLENGAQVALSALQPGDRVLAMGEDGNPTFSDVLIFLDREPDIQRAFHVIETLDPPRRLALTPAHLLFTADNHTEPATGFRATFASQVQPGQYVLVAGVPGLQPARVAAVSTRTAPGAYAPLTKHGTLVVEDVVASCFAAVAEQQLAQLAFWPLRLYHSLSWGSRTPGEGIHWYPQLLYRLGRLLLDEDSFHPLGMAGMGS; from the exons ATGTCTCCGGCCCGGCTCCGGCCCCGACTCCGGCTCTcgctgcttctgctgctgctgctggcgCCGGCGGCATGGGGCTGCGGGCCGGGCCGGGTGGTGGGAAGCCGCCGCCGGCCGCCGAGGAAGCTGGTGCCGCTAGCCTACAAGCAGTTCAGCCCCAACGTGCCCGAGAAGACTCTGGGCGCCAGCGGGCGCTACGAAGGCAAGATCGCGCGGAGCTCCGAGCGCTTCAAGGAGCTCACCCCCAACTACAACCCCGACATCATCTTCAAGGACGAGGAGAACACGGGCGCCGACCGTCTCATGACCCAG CGCTGCAAGGACCGTCTGAACTCGTTGGCCATCTCGGTGATGAACCAGTGGCCGGGCGTGAAGCTGCGGGTGACGGAAGGCTGGGACGAGGACGGCCACCACTCCGAGGAGTCGCTGCACTACGAGGGCCGCGCCGTGGACATCACCACGTCTGATCGCGACCGGAACAAGTATGGGCTCCTGGCAAGGCTGGCGGTGGAGGCCGGCTTCGACTGGGTCTACTATGAGTCCAAGGCGCACGTACACTGCTCTGTCAAGTCCG AGCACTCAGCTGCAGCCAAGACTGGTGGCTGTTTCCCAGCAGGAGCCAGGGTTCGCCTGGAAAACGGGGCTCAAGTGGCTCTGTCTGCCTTGCAGCCAGGGGACCGGGTACTGGCCATGGGGGAGGATGGGAACCCCACCTTCAGTGATGTGCTCATCTTCCTGGATCGGGAGCCGGACATACAGAGGGCCTTCCATGTCATAGAGACCCTGGACCCGCCCCGGCGCCTGGCACTTACACCAGCACACCTGCTGTTCACTGCAGATAACCACACAGAACCTGCTACGGGTTTTCGGGCTACCTTTGCCAGTCAGGTGCAGCCCGGTCAGTACGTGCTGGTGGCAGGGGTGCCAGGGCTTCAGCCTGCCAGAGTGGCCGCTGTTTCCACGAGAACGGCCCCCGGGGCCTATGCTCCTCTCACGAAGCATGGGACGCTGGTGGTCGAAGATGTAGTGGCCTCCTGTTTCGCAGCTGTGGCCGAGCAGCAGCTAGCTCAGCTGGCTTTCTGGCCCCTTCGTCTCTACCATAGTCTGTCATGGGGCAGCAGAACCCCAGGAGAGGGTATTCATTGGTACCCTCAGCTGCTCTACCGCTTGGGGCGCCTCTTGCTGGATGAAGACAGTTTCCATCCCTTGGGAATGGCAGGGATGGGCAGCTGA